Proteins from one Anopheles nili chromosome 2, idAnoNiliSN_F5_01, whole genome shotgun sequence genomic window:
- the LOC128730814 gene encoding uncharacterized protein LOC128730814 — MNTNGLLFSKNFAGNRTTSYTYRVVKVQCIGAPYKHTRLNHCKLEIFPNATTGVNISITVPMILNYVEISVQLFYKYNSYRPFMIDWSIEYCQAFRSERNIPSTALLLKVIAVTLSDFYYQCPHGNRTYYDVWMLDTKLIPPTIPSGDYRLDISLKDSSNIPLIRAQIFGAVRKHGIFG, encoded by the exons ATGAATACAA ATGGATTGCTGTTCAGCAAGAATTTCGCAGGAAACCGTACCACCTCATACACTTACCGCGTTGTAAAAGTTCAATGCATTGGTGCACCATACAAACATACACGCTTAAACCATTGCAAATTAGAAATATTTCCGAATGCAACCACTGGTGTCAACATTTCAATTACCGTACCGATGATTTTGAATTACGTTGAGATCTCTGTTCAGTTATTCTACAAATATAACAGTTACAGGCCGTTCATGATCGACTGGAGCATAGAATATTGTCAAGCTTTTCGTAGTGAAAGGAACATTCCTTCAACCGCACTTTTATTGAAAGTGATTGCCGTAACTTTATCAGACTTCTATTACCAATGTCCACATGGG aaCCGAACGTACTACGACGTGTGGATGTTGGACACAAAACTCATTCCCCCAACTATCCCTTCTGGTGATTATCGTTTGGACATTTCCTTAAAAGATTCTTCCAATATACCCTTAATAAGAGCACAAATATTCGGCGCTGTACGTAAGCATGGTATTTTTGGCTAA
- the LOC128730825 gene encoding uncharacterized protein LOC128730825, protein MSLTFGKCIGIILLCVSIQFFLTTRAVLNINKKSALGNRTISYSLRMTKILCVDLPYQRTHLNICKMERLSNGTVGLNVSIDVPTSVNYFVIFVKLHYKYTTYRPFMIDWSMEYCQAYRAGKYNPTNAILLNIIAHTVPKYYLPCPHGNRTYSSVWFLNPKLIPSTIPSGDYRLDVSIRDSSNITLFSGQAYGSVRRQGIVG, encoded by the exons ATGAGTCTGACATTTGGAAAATGCATTGGAATCATTCTGTTATGCGTCTCTATCCAATTTTTCCTTACTACACGTGCCGTTCTCAATATCAACAAAAAGTCGGCATTAGGAAACCGAACCATTTCCTACAGTCTTCGGATGACCAAAATTCTATGTGTTGATTTACCATATCAACGTACACACCTTAACATATGCAAAATGGAACGGTTATCAAATGGCACTGTGGGCTTGAACGTATCTATCGACGTCCCAACATCGGTGAATTACTTCGTGATCTTCGTGAAGTTACATTACAAATATACCACATATCGACCGTTCATGATTGACTGGAGCATGGAGTACTGTCAGGCATATCGTGCTGGAAAATACAATCCTACCAACGCTATTTTATTGAACATAATTGCTCACACAGTTCCAAAGTATTATTTACCGTGTCCTCATGGG AACCGCACATACTCTAGTGTTTGGTTTCTCAACCCTAAACTCATCCCTTCAACTATACCTTCCGGTGACTACAGGTTAGACGTTTCCATACGAGATTCCTCCAATATAACACTATTTTCTGGTCAAGCATACGGTTCCGTTCGAAGGCAAGGTATAGTAGGTTAA
- the LOC128730836 gene encoding uncharacterized protein LOC128730836, with translation MILLSIKQATFVFIFIAVRTHIIAHGTYSDAALSQKRFRNTSYNLRITKMQCLDAPYKATYLNHCYMEQFPNGTSGLNISITIPMVLNYLGITVKVYYKYSTYRPFMINWNMDYCQGERNGKYNPSTALVMKIISETLPDFSYPCPHGNRTYECLWMFAPKYIPQTLPSGDYRMDVFFKNWQEITLVAVQMFCSVRKQGIIG, from the exons ATGATTTTGTTATCTATCAAGCAAGCAACATTTGTATTCATCTTTATTGCTGTACGAACGCATATTATAGCGCATGGCACGTACAGTGACGCTGCACTAAGTCAAAAAAGATTTCGTAATACATCTTACAACTTGCGTATAACCAAGATGCAATGCTTAGATGCGCCCTACAAAGCTACATACCTAAACCATTGCTACATGGAACAGTTTCCGAACGGCACCAGTGGTCTGAACATTTCGATCACTATACCGATGGTTCTCAACTATCTGGGTATCACCGTCAAGGTATATTACAAGTACAGCACATACCGGCCCTTCATGATCAATTGGAATATGGATTACTGCCAGGGAGAAAGAAATGGGAAGTATAACCCTTCTACGGCCCTGGTGATGAAAATCATTTCCGAAACTCTACCAGATTTTAGCTATCCCTGCCCACATGGA AATCGAACGTACGAATGCTTGTGGATGTTTGCTCCAAAATACATTCCCCAAACATTGCCATCCGGCGATTATCGAATGGACGTATTCTTTAAAAATTGGCAGGAAATAACCTTGGTCGCCGTGCAAATGTTTTGTTCCGTACGCAAACAGGGCATAATCGGTTGA